The nucleotide sequence ccagcagGGGGATACAGCTCACATTCCCTCAGAACAACTTTCTCTCCACGCGGTGGGATCGTTCCAGTCCTTCTGGGAGAAGGGGAGCTCACATCCAAGCAGAGCAATGCCCTGCAAAGGGGAAACATTCTTCCCCACTCATGAGAGGAGTGGAGGCGACTTGTAGAGCAAGTCACGGTCTCCTCTGGAATACGAGCAAATGTCCATGAATCACGGAACCTGAACTGCCAAGGCCTGCCGAGGCTTTGGAATCGCTTCGgtgctgctggttttgcagGAGGCTGGTGGCTGGAGGTGGGTGCCGAGGAAGATCCAGagtccccaggtgccacctgTGACCTTCGGGAGTGGCAGCTCAGCTTCCCCCGCGTTCCTGCGCCCGTGGAACGGGaattgcagagcagctctggggcactGCCCGTCAGGATAATCCTGCTGCGGGctcttggcaggagctgcaaaagctgggagggcaggagaggaggaaagtgTTACACGGGGAAGCGCCGGCTGGAGTTTGTCccaaaggaaaaggcagtgagagggatgggggatgggatggggagcaCTCACCTCGCCCGGATTCCGGGGCGCTCACAGCCATCCCCAGGATGTCGCCTTTCCGCAGCTCGGAGTTGGGCTGGTGCCTCTGAAATCCCTTCCCCAGGGGCAGTTCCAGCTGCTGTAAATCCGATCTGGGATTCCCGGAGCTGTAACacagaaggggaaggagggaaggtgAGCAGCGAGGCTCTGACCGCCCGAAAGGGTGCGGCCCTTCCCGGCTCTCCAGCAGATACTCACTCTGTGCTTCCCTCTGGGCGATGGGATGTCCAGGGAGAGAGCGTTATCCCAAGGGCTGCTTTCAGCTCGGAGTGGAGAAGGCAGCCGGGACCTGCCCTATTTATACGCAGGGGCCGCATACAAAAGTCTGGGTCCGGAGCGACTCGGAGTTTCCCACAGTCGCCAGCCAATCCATGCGTGCCCGGGACAATGGGAAAGCATCCATTACAGCATGGCAAATTGACTGTGAATTGCCTGGGGATAATACCCCGCTCCCAAAGGAGCAGGTGGGCTGGGGAGTGTGTGACACAATAGGGTTTGGCATCGCGGCGCTGGGCAGGGAACGTGGGAAAGCGTTCGCCGTCATTATCATCCAGCTTCTGCCTGATGTTGGGAACGTCAACATCTCAatgtgctgccttttcccaggCTGTGTTGAAATTAAGCACAGAAGAGTGATCCCAGGAAGAGATAATGCTCTGCGCCCCAAAGAGAGGTTGAGAAGGGAAAGATGCAGAATTAGAGGGACTAAACCCTTTCATTGACATTAAACCGTGCTTAGATGAATACAGTACCAGATAATTTTCAGGCAACGAGAGCCTAAAATCGAGGGAAGAGCCCTTCAGACAGTCagcctgaaatattttcctcgCCATTGTTTAAAATCCCTCTCTAAGTTATATCCagagcttttccttgcttttgttcGGGTAATCTGGGCTTTCCTACGGCAGCCCGTGACATGTAATGATTGTGATGTCTTTCCCAAACACGTCCTGTTTAATTTCATGCCACTTTGTAAATGCCTCACTGTTCCTGAGTCTCCACCTAAATATATTTCCCATTTACAGACAACTGAGAGGGAGTGAAAAGTCAGTTCTTGCTATTCCTTTGCTGTATTATCCCCTTTGCAGGATGTCCCACAGGTGTGAGGCCCTCCTGTGACTCTGCTCAGCCTTGGGATTTCTCACCTCTGTGTGTAATGAAGGGGAAAGGACCGGACAAGATCCTGGACTGGAGCTGCCTtgtagcaatattttttttcccaggctaTTTTAAGTTGCCTACCCAGGTCTGCTGCCCCCTCCCAGCACAACCCAGTACAAAGCCAGCCATGTTTAGGATCTGTCAGTCAGGCATGGGAGGCCTCATGCAGTTTTGGAATACCTGTTTCTTAGTATGACAACATTGATGAAAACCCTGCTTATTTCTTGTGTCTGCCTTTCAAAATCAGACAGGAAACCTCTCATTTCCCTGTCAGCTGCAGGCAGCCGGTTCCACCTGCCCTCAGCATCCCTCTCAGGGCCAAACCTGTGTCTGTGGTACCTGGACAGCAAAGTGTTCCAGCACACAAAGGGCTGGTGAATAAAAGGATATAATTCTGCAAAGGATGATCCTGTAACCTGTTATTAACCTGAAGATTTTAAAGCCCTTTTCACTGCCTGGATCCTCATGGATTTCCATGAGCCAGGTGtattcccttcccagcccaaaGACATTTTATGTTTAGATGGATCACTTACAATACAACAATTTTAATTCCTGATGGTTGTCAAAAACTATAATTGAACAAGGACTATGAGTCCTATTCAAAATCAGCTCGCTGAATTATTTTGTCAGGTAGTAATCTGCAGTATCCCTTGGAGCTGGGGCAATCCCTGGCTGCATGTGCTGGTGCTGTTAGTGCAGAGGGGAGCGAAGCCCGGGATTTTCTGGATCCCTCCCGGCATCACGTGGGATGAAGGGACAGCGGGTCCTGCCACGCACCGTATGGAAAGGAGGATGCTGGCGGCAGCCGCGGGCacggggagaggggagggaagctCTGACCCAATTTTCAGCCCTGGAAATATGAAATGAGCGGGTTTAAATAATGCCACGCTGTCCGCAGCACAATGCCCCGGCCTCCAAAGGGCTAAACCAGCTCCCACTGATTAAAGCCTGATCCCTTCCTTGAAGGGCCGGGCAGATGGTGCCGCAGGCGTGGGCTCTCCCCGGGACCCTCCCAGGCACACTTCTTTTGTCGGCAGTTTAACACCGTGAATGGGAAATCCTGGGAGCTTCGGGCTCGCACCATCTGATGGGAATGGTGAAGCAGGCACCCTGTCCCGCTGCCAGCGCACACAACAGCCCTCAGCTCCCAAACTCCCGGCTCTCTGTCCCTTGGAAAGGGATCACAAATCTTCCATTCCCCCGTGCCTGCCTCATCTGCCCTCTGtatgctgctgctgggtgagaggAGTAAATATTCCCCCtggttggttttgttattgAAAACTTAACGGCAACAGCATTTCCCCAATGATGCTTGTGAATAATAAATTGTCTAGACTTGGGCTGTCCCCACAGTATATTCCTTATGGAGTGCAGAATGTAATTCCCTCAAGAATTTCAGTACGGAAAAATCATCCTCTGCTGTAGGAAGTGCAGTTGGTCTTTGTTAGAAGTCTGTAATTAGTTTGCTCAGTTtggtcttttttaaaaatcccactgTTAGTGCACCAGTCTGTCCCCCTGCATCGTGTTTGTGATCCAAATCCTTGTCCCTGTGCTCCATATCCATGGGAGGAGTTTGTGCCTTggactgctgctgcagggccagaaAGTTGGGCTGTCTGAGGCTCAGAGCCACGATTTTCCCTGGTTTGGGAATGAAGGATTAAAAGAGACAAATCCCCAAAACTGCCAAACATGGAGTTGACTGAACGATGGGACACCATGATTCCCTTCTTTGGAGGGGGTGTGAGACCTGGAGATGCTGCGGGCAGAGGCTGCTCCTCTGCAAATCCCGTCAAATCCTGAGCTGCATCATGAAGATGCTGTTTCCAAAATCACAGCCTGCCAGGGGTTGTCCCTGTCTGTACTTACAGCCCTGGAATGCCAGGCGGGAGCCCTGGCTTTTCCCATGCTCATCATCTCCAACTGGAGCTGCTCCCCGGTGACCCTGAGCTGTGGTGGGAACCTGTGGGATTGCTCTGAGTTCAGGAACAACCACAGGGAACCCAGGAAAGGATCCAGCCACCCCAAGAGTGTCATTTTAGGTTGGTGTCCATGACAATCCATAAATCAGAACAGCTGGAGGACCTCTACCCTGAGGAATTGCTACTGGGCCTTTCTGCTCCTGGTTTATGGGTGGTGGTTTCAGCCCAGCTGTAGATTTACTACACACAGAGTTTTCACAAAAACTGCTACTGCTTGTAATACCAACTGGCAGCTTTCTTAGCCCATCTGATCCATAATTTTCCATTGAGGGGAATTCAGTGTGCTGCAATGGAGCAACAGGTCTGGAGGAGGGTGGGCTATCAGCAAAGAGTGTGGAAACCCAGAATTTCCTTGTCTGTGTCATGCAGATTTAAAAAGTAGTGCTCTGTACCTCTGTGGCTGTGCTTCCAGCACACAGCTCAACGGCTTGCACCAATTTtagagcatttttatttcagaccaTTTCCTACATTCCTGCCAGCCTGTCTCCCAGATGCCATTGATGGcgtttttaaagaaataattacgattttttatgttgtttttttttttttctatgccTTCCTTAAATGGTTTAAAATCTTTCTGACAACCCCTCTTGAGACACCTATTTAGTGTCAAAGAGCATAACGTTCCCAAGTTTTAAAAGGGCCCTCGAATAATACTGATCGATCAATGTGCTCCTTGGGAAAATAGCTCTCCAGATGGTCCATCGGGACAGGAATTGCTGGTCGTCACAATGCGGAGCCAAAAAGCGTCACTAATGTGGGCTGTTGTGAGGCACGCTTCCTTTGTGGGCCTCTGAATGCCCTAAATAGGGAAGAAAGTGTGGGAAACTCGGAGAAACTCAGGCCCACACTCTGAGGTTAATGGGGCTTTGTCAGGAGAGTATTCCTGAGCTGTGGGATCAGCATAATAAACAACATCTTCCCTAAGGGTGGGAATGGGTTGGGAGCAGGGGAGAGTCACCCCAGGGGCCGGAGGAGCCATAAGAAGCTTTGCGTTCAATTATGAGAAGtgataataattaataaattgtAAACATAACCTTTGCTGTGCGGGGGCCGGGCAGGCCGGAGGTCTGGCTTTTAGCTCTGGGGTAATTGGGAAATTAAAGCCCAGAGGGGCAACTTTGTGCTTGATGAAAAGCAGAAGGGGAGCACTTGCACCAGGGTGGATCTGACTccttgcagcaaaaaaaaagcagcttttccgGTGGGGTTTggtcccttcccactgcccagggaggaAGCACTCACTGTTGCTCTCCCTTACACACTTTTTTACACAGcctgcagaggtgctgccagCTGTGACCCTCAAATGTGGTTTCCTTGGGTGGAATCCCATCCCCAGAAGTGCAGCAGCCTGTTCCGTGCCACGTGTGACTCTGTTCCCAGTGGTGCACATCAGGCTGGGGTGGGCTTTGGGGCACATGGCACTCCAGCTGAGCCCGAGTTCCCCCAAACTGCCCTAATTAGGCTTGAATTAAAACCCCACAGGCATGGACAACAGCTGGAGTTTTGCTGGGATTCAGAAGCTTGTGCTAATTGACAAGGACAAGTTGAACACAGTGACTTCTTCGAGCTCGCTAAGCAACCATAAAGCCTAAAAATATCTCTTCTGAATTATTTAGCAGTTCATTAGCAAGAACAAATCTGGAGCACTGGTAGAGACCTGTACCAAACCCCTCCTTGCACTGCACTGGCAGAGAGGTGAAGAGCACTCAACCAGCCTGTGCACAAATTATAACCTAAATGATCCATGGTCCATAatgaggcagagcagcacatccctAACTCAGCTGTTTGGCTTTGGGGGCCTTTTTGTGTGGTTAACAGAGGATTTCACCACAGGCCAAGCGAGGCCTGGGCAGGTTCAGTGTTGGAGGCAGTTTGATCTGTGAGCTGAGCAGATCTCAGGTTGCTCCGTGCTTTTGACAAGATCAGGTGTTCAATGTTTCCGTTTGTTTGGGAGCAAAGCCTGTGTGcttgaaatgcagcttttcaaGGGCACCTCTCCCAGGGAAGCTGAGGAGAGTTGAATTGTTGACCAAATGTGTTTCATGCTGTTCCTGTATCtctgggagaaggagagggtTCCCTGTCATAAAGCCAAATCAGTGAATTACTGTGGTTAGAGAAATGATTGTGACATGATTATTTGTGCAGATTTATTTTGAAGAGAAggtaaaataaaaggaaataatttaacaGAGGAAATGCTTCCTCAGTCTCTCCTATCTAATTATGCTTTTAGCTATAATCTCACTTCAGTGAAGGGAGCAATTCTGTTATTGCCTAACAGAATTTGTGTCTTAAAATCAAGACAACAAAAATTCACCTCACCTGAAGTTCACCCCACTTCAGGTAGTTTTAAAGATCCCCAAGCTGAGGCAGGTGCCAAACTCTTTGGATGTTATTGGGCAATTTGCACAATACTCCCTCCCAAACAGGCAGAAAGCACAAGGCTGAGTTCAGGTGGGAAAATCAGTGGGGGAAATGAAGTGGCTGTGGAATGAGTGATTTGTTGAAGGCTGAATAGGCTGCTGTTAAATCTGAAAGGTTGACACCTCTCAGCACCTCACTTCAATTTcacttccattttcatttttgataatttttccAGAGGCTGCTTCCTTACAGGATCTGAAATCCTGCTCTGCCAAAGGGATTTCACAGATATAAGTCATGTACTGGAGGGAAGGGCTCAGAACTGACACCTCCTGATGGCTTCTCCACCACAGGAGAGTCTGCATGCACCCAGTCCAGCAGTGTCAGCCCTTTTAATCATTCCAAAGCAAAGGACTAATGACTAAAACcatttttattgtattgtaCAGTGAAGACACGCAAGTTGAACATCACACAGGATGAATACATCACAACtttataaaagctttttaagCTCCTTAGCATGCTCAGTGAATGATTATAAAGTACTTactgcttcccttcctcccccttttccttACAGTATAGCACAGGTATTTCCTTTACAAAAGGCATCAATTATCCCTCAAATGAGAGCAGCACAAAGTGACATGAAGAGAATTGTCCCTAGAGCTCTCTGTGATCATCACAACTTTCTGTAAGAAGGATACTAAAAATAGCAGAGGAGCTTCAGAAGAATCAGCATTTCTTTAATAACATCTTTCACTCAAAAGGGAAAGGCTCAATCCTCTCTTTATGATACAAAATACATTCTCCAAAGGGCTCCTTCTTGAGGAAGGTCAATACATTATCTAGAGACAATGGAGCACTTGAACCAGTGACCCAGGCAGTCAGCAGAAAGATTTCCACTGACAGCCACAGGCTCAGCAGCCTGTGATGGAAACTGCAGGGCATTTACTCTCTAAATCACCACAGAACTTGGTCCTGTCTTTCGCCAGGAGCCACCAATAAAAGCAACAAATTTGCTGCAAGATACACCCACAGTCCTTCACTATGAAGGGAAACCACCCAGCGACCCTCATTTCTGGTGACAGAAAAACGATAACCGCCCCCTCCCACCTTTGGAAAGCAATGTTTCCTACTTCAAAGAGGAACTAATAAACCACAGGTCCCTCTAGTATTTGTAGCAAAACGTAGGAATAAAGTTCAGCAGGTCTACCAGGGTCTCCAGATGGTCGGAGCAGCAGCCACGCTCTTCTGGACAGGCTGTTTTCTGGGAAACACGCAGGGAGACAGGGGGGAGCCACGCAGAGCTGGAGAGTACGAGGCATCTGCGCCCAGCTGAGCCTTGCAGAAGTGCTTGATGAGCTGGACCTGGGTCTCCTTCTTGGGCTCGTAGTAGGACAGAAAGTGCATCGCTTCCTTGAGGCACCGCAGGTACCCGCTGTTAAAGTCCTGCTCTGGGTTCTTGTGGATGAACgctggaagagaaagaaaagcaaatgcagcagGTTAAAATCGTGACCAAAACATGGGGCAGTGATGATTTGTGCAGTGACTTTCatgtgcctggggctggggtgctccagcccctgctcgCCTCGGGGTGTCTGggagagcacagccctgggagcaggtCCAGGTGTGAAATACCTGCTCTGCACTCACTTTTTTGGTcctgcagctggctctgctgcttcaGGTAGCTGACAGCCACTTCCAGGATGTCGGCTTTCTCCAGCTTGGAGTTGGGCTGGTGCCTCTGAAACTCCTTCTCCAGGAGCAGTTTCAGCTGCTCGATGCTGCTGTTAATCCGGTCCCGGCGCATTTTCTCCACCACCGGCTTCCTCAGCTGTGAGGGACAGAGCAGATCTTTAGGGATTTTGTGAGACCTGACCCGATTTCCCCTCTGATGCCCTGATACACCCATGTtcaaagatgctttttttttcttggcaggaGAGCTGTGTAATGCTGCCCACccattttaacttttaaaaatctacaTAATCTCCCTTATCTCTCTTTAACATATTTGCTTTCCCCCAGACCACTTCTCC is from Corvus moneduloides isolate bCorMon1 chromosome 22, bCorMon1.pri, whole genome shotgun sequence and encodes:
- the LOC116454877 gene encoding transcription factor HES-5-like, whose product is MAPSNTLMIHMEEKLLPKEKNKLRKPVVEKMRRDRINSSIEQLKLLLEKEFQRHQPNSKLEKADILEVAVSYLKQQSQLQDQKTFIHKNPEQDFNSGYLRCLKEAMHFLSYYEPKKETQVQLIKHFCKAQLGADASYSPALRGSPLSPCVFPRKQPVQKSVAAAPTIWRPW